The following is a genomic window from Amycolatopsis sp. BJA-103.
AGCTCTGGTTCGGCGGCGGCCGCGCGTTTGCGGGTCCGGGTGTTCTTGCTGCGCAGGGTCCGGATGGCGAAGAACAGCCCGCCGCCGAGCACCACCGCGAGCAGCAGGCCGAGGGCCAAGTCGCCGAAACCGACGTCCATCGCGGCGTTGGCCGAGTTCGACTGCGGCACCGGCGCTTCCGGCATCAGTGACTGGTCGACCACGCCGGTGCTCTCCAGCAGGGTCATGTGCCGCAGCACCGCCTGGTTGGCCGTGGTGGCGTAGTCGCGGACGACGTCGTTGCGGGTACCGGCCCTGACCTGGGCGATGATGGGGAACAGCACCCCGTGGGCGTACCGGAGCCGGTTGGCGAAGATCCGGTCGAACTCGGTGTCGTCGCGGGCGGCCTTCATCTCGCCGAGCCACGCGGACTGCTGGTCCGACGGCTCGGACGGCAGGGGGATGCCGAACCGGTCGGCGATGGAATGCGTCGCGGTGTCGAGCCTGCCGTGGTCGATCA
Proteins encoded in this region:
- a CDS encoding DUF4142 domain-containing protein produces the protein MAAVTLLGPADDAHAQELSAADKNLIVNVKLAGLWEMPAGMWAQERGKSKRTREVGRTLMIDHGRLDTATHSIADRFGIPLPSEPSDQQSAWLGEMKAARDDTEFDRIFANRLRYAHGVLFPIIAQVRAGTRNDVVRDYATTANQAVLRHMTLLESTGVVDQSLMPEAPVPQSNSANAAMDVGFGDLALGLLLAVVLGGGLFFAIRTLRSKNTRTRKRAAAAEPELVPSAPGEINV